The Methanobacterium sp. genomic interval AAAGCCACCAGAAGGAATGGCTATGGACGAAATAAAAAGACAATTTGAATTAGGAAAACCAGAAGAAGATATATGTTTAGTAACCCAGGGACTGGTATGTATGGGTCCTGCAACAATTTCACTCTGTGGAGCAGAATGTCCAAGCATAGCTGTACCTTGTAGAGGATGTTACGGACCAACTTCAAAAGTAATGGATCAGGGCGCAAAAATGATAAGTGCAATAGGATCTGACTTTGGAGTTGAACAGGATAAAACTGTTGATCCGGAAACAGTTGCTGAACAACTGGATGATGTAGTCGGTACTTTCTATACATTTACACTCCCGGCTTCATTAGTACCTATGAAATTAAGGACAAAGGAGGGAAAATAAATGGTTAAATTAACACTTGAACCTGTAACAAGAATTGAAGGTCACGCTAAAATTACCGTACAGCTCGATGATGCAGGAAATGTCCAGGAAACCAAGCTCCACGTTATGGAATTCCGTGGGTTTGAAAAATTCTTACAGGGAAGACAGATTGAAGATGTACCGAGAATAGTACCAAGGATCTGTGGTATTTGTGATGTACAGCACCACCTTGCAGCTACAAAAGCTGTTGACGGTGTCTTTGGATTTACTCAAGAAGATGTTCTTCCAGCAGCATATAAAATGAGGGAAATTATGAACTGGGGTTCATATATGCACTCACATGCACTCCACTTCTACTTCCTGGCTGCACCTGATTTTATAGCAGGTAAAGACAGAAAAACAAGAAACGTCTTCCAGATTATTAAAGATGCACCTGAATTAGCATTACAGGCTATAGAACTCAGGAAAAATGCACTTGCTATTGTAACAGCAACTGGTGGAAGGCCAATTCACCCAACATCAAACTTACCTGGTGGAATATCCACAGAACTTGATGACGAAACCCAAAAAGATCTGCTTGCAAAAGCTCAAAGAAACATTGAACTTGCAGATGCCACAATTCAAACTGCAATACCAATCTTTGAAGAAAACTTAGATCTTGTAAAGGAACTTGGTTACGTTAAAACATACCACACTGGTCTTGTTAACGACGGTGTATGGGATGTTTACCACGGTGACGTAAGGATGAAAGACCCTGAAGGTAACCCTTATGTGGAATTTGCACCAGAAAATTACGTTGATTACATTGCAGAAAAAACAAAACCATACTCCTACTTGAAATTCCCATACATAAAGGACATAGGATATCCAGAAGGTGTTTACAGAGTTGCACCTCTCTCAAGGTTAAACGTAGTTGACAAAATGCCAGATGCTGCACCAAAAGCGCAAGATTATCTCAAAGAATTCAGAAACACATTTGGATACGCACAGGAACCACTACTCTTCCACTGGGCAAGACTCATAGAACTTGTAGCATGTGCTGAAATGGCTGCAGATGCTTTAGAACAGGATTTATCTGGTCAGAAATGGCAAGATTCTCTTGAAAAAGTAGCTGGTGAAGGTGTAGGAATTGTTGAAGCACCGAGAGGAACATTAACCCACCATTATGCTACAGATGAGAACGGACTTGTCACTAAAGCGAACATAGTTGTTGCAACAATCCAGAACAACCCATCCATGGAAATGGGTATTCAAAAAGTTGCTAAAGACTACATAAAACCTGGTGTAGAAGTAGACGACAGTATTTTCAACCTAATGGAGATGGTAATAAGAGCATACGATCCATGCTTATCATGTGCAACCCATACCATTGACAGTCAAATGAAACTTGCAACTCTCGAGGTATACGATAGCCAAGGAAATCTAATAAACAAAGTTTAAATGTGGAAAAGATAATAGTACTTAACAAAGACATTCAGTAATTTAACAAAGACATTAAGGTGAAGAAAAAATGATAGTAGTTAATAAAGAAGGCTGCATTAGATGCGGAGCTTGCGAAGGCACATGTCCGACAGCAGCAATTGCAGTATCACCTGAAGATGTTATTTACTGTGATTTATGTGCTGGTGAACCAAAATGTGTGACAACTTGTCCAACTGGTGCATTAAAAGCAGAAGAAATGACATTGGACGAATCAGGTACTACACAAACTCGCATAGTATTCAATCCTTCATTATGTGATGAGTGTGGTGAATGTGTTGAAGTTTGTCCTCCAAACGTCTTAAAACTGGAAGAAGGAAAAGTTCAAGCAATGCCACTACAAGGATTTTGTGTAATGTGCCAGAAATGTGTAGATGTATGTCCAGTAGACGTTATAGGTGTAGAGGGTGTTAAGGAGCCTAAAACTATTGAAAAGGACATTACAGGCCCTATAGCCATTATAGACTGTGTTGGTTGTGGAATGTGTGTAGAAGAATGTCCGGTAGATGCTATTACACTTTCTGAAATAGGTGAACCAATAGAAATCGATGAAGAAGCATGTATAAAGTGCGGAGTATGTTCACAAACATGCCCATGGAACGCAGTATACATATCTGGTAAAGAACCAGTTAAAAGAGCAAAAGACATCATTGCATTCGATCTGGATGAAGATGCATGTATTGGATGTAATGTTTGTGTCGAAGCATGTCCTGGAGACTTTATTAAGTCCAAGGCAGCAGATCTTTCAGTGGAACTTCCAGATGTCTGTACAGCATGCGGACTTTGTGCAAAAATGTGTCCTGTTGAGGCCATAAACCTTGAAGTCGAACTTGGACCTGCAACACCAGCAGCTGAAGTTGGACTTGTCAGGAATGAAGAAGTCTGTGTACTGGATGGGGGATGTGCAGAAGTATGTCCTACTGAAGCTATAAAAGTTGTACCTGGTGAATCCTACGCTATGTGTACAAGATGCGGAGCATGTGCTTCAATCTGTCCTACAGGCGCACTAAAAGTAACAGAGATCGACAAAGAAATCAACGGCGAAATCGTAAAAAGAGACAGAATAGAATTCAGCCCAGCACTATGTGATGAATGTGGAGACTGTATTGAAGTATGTCCATATGATATGCTGACACTTGAAGAAGGTGCAAAAGTACCAATCAAAGGATACTGTGTACTCTGCGACAAGTGTATTGAGTTCTGTCCAAACGATGCATTATCTCTAAAATAAATTAATTTTTAATTTTTAAGGTGGATTTTCCACCAAACGCTCGAAAATTCCCTCAGAATTTTCGGCGCCCCAAACACAGTAAACTGTGTTTGAGGGTATTTATTTTTAAATTTAAACATTTTAAACTAATTAATAATCTATTTCCTAAAATAATTTAATATCTGAATTTTCATATCTAAAATAAGGCTTTTAACACTTTAATATTGTAATAATGGTTGATATTGGTCTTTTTTAGTAGGTGATTTTAATTAAAGAAATACACTTGAAATATAGGTCTAAATAATACTGTTCTTTATTTTTCAGATATTAAATTCAATTTATTTGTGAAAAATTTATATTACAAATATTAAATAAGTATTAAAAATGTGATTTTGCCCACATATCTATTCTAAATTAAAAAATTAACCAGATTTATATCTAAAATTAGATTTTACTGGTTTTTTTAATATAAATCCCATGTTTATCCAGGTCAATTTCAACTACCCTACCTTTCAGCTCTTTTTTAGAACCCAGTATGTCTATGAGCTCTATATTTTCACCATCAATCTTAATGGATAAAACATCTTCCATAATCATGTCACCATCTGTTGAGTAAACTGTTGATTCACACATTTTATCACCTCTACTTTTAATAATATTCAGGTTTCTCCATAAACAAATTTACCTTTATTTTCAAATACTTCTCCATCTTTCATAACAATATTTCCCCTTACAATCGTCATAACTGGCATTCCCTTAACATTAAAACCTTCAAATGGAGAATATTTGGCCTTAGTCTTAAAATCATTGGGATTAATTATATATTCCTTTTTCATATCTACGACCACAAAATCTGCATCCATTCCCTCAGCAATTTTTCCCTTGTTTTCAAGATTAAATATTTTGGCAGGATTTTCACATAAAAGTCGTTTTATGTCTTTAAAACCTATTTTATTTTCATTTACTTTGGTTAAAAGCAAGGGGAGAGTTGTTTCAAGATTGGGAATTCCTGGAGGGGCTTCCCAAACATTTTTTTCCTTTTCCTTTACTGTGTGGGGTGCGTGGTCAGTTCCAATAATATCAATATTTTTAAGGTAGGAAATATCTAATTTATTATCAATATCCCTGAGAGGGGGGTTAGTTTTTACAATATTGGCATACTTATCAAAGTAAGAGTCATCTAGAAGCAAATGGTGTGGTGTTATCTCTGATGTGACTTTATTTCCATCATTTTTAGCCATATTCAATATTTCAAGGGATTTTTTTGTACTTACATGACATATATGGATTTTCTGGCCATAAAATCTGGAAAATGCAATGGCCGTAGACACTGCAACAATCTCTGAAACTGGGGGACGCGCCTTAGCGTATATCTTAGGATTTTCATACATTCCATTTTTTTCCATTTCAGTACAGTAATTAGTGAGATTTTCATCCTCAGCATGGATGGAAATGACATTCTTTTGGGGTAATTTTGAAATTTCCTCAAAAACTTCCATTAAAAAGCTGTTATCAACCAGATCCATGAAAATCTTAAAAGATGCAGGCTTAAGTTCAGCAATTTTTTTTATCTCTTCTAAATTACCAACCCCTGCATGCAAGCCAAAATCAACAATACTCTTTTTTCTGGCTATATCCAGTTTCTCAAGAAAAGCTTTACTGGTATTTGTTGGAGGTTTTGTGTTAGGCATATCCATTACTGTAGTGAAGCCTCCTGCCGCGGCCGCTTCGCTACCGCTTCTAAAATCCTCTTTATGTATAAGTCCCGGATCCCTGAAGTGCACATGAGAGTCAATCAAACCGGGTAAGACAGGCTTTCCTTTAATGTCAATTACTTTTTCACTTTCTGGGGGAATTTTAGTTATAGAGACTATTTTACCCTCTTTAATTCCTATTGAACACTCCTTATTTTCAGGGACGAGTTTACAGTTAGTTAAACATAAATCAATCAATATAACACCTTTTAAGAATAAGATAGAATTATTTATTTAATATTTTATTTAATGTCTATTAGATTTTTTGATCTGAACTAGGATCAATCTATAAGTTTTATAGATTAAATCTTCCTTTTATCCTTCGATACCTCTCTACTAAATCTTTAATTTGTTCTTTTGCATTTCTTTCCGGACTGTAAGGCAATATACCTCCATAAAGGGCAATTTCCTCCTTTTCTAATTTCCTGATATTCTCATAGGCAACATCTTTCCATAGATCTAACCAGCCGTCTTCAGGCCGTGAATAACCTGTTAGATCCATCCCAAGATGCTCACCCCAGATCACTTCTTTGAACCTTTCCAAAGTCCCTCTCCCTGGCTGGTCAAAATCAGAAAACACGGCATTCATTTCCATATTGCGGTAATTTTTAGAGCTGTCAGGAGTTCCAAACTCCTCTGCAGCACTTAAAGATGATCCATCCAGATTAGAAGTGCCTAATGTTGTCCAAACATCATCAACAATGGCAAGCTTGCTGTGAATATAGCAGTGCCTTAATTTATTTTTCCCATTTTTAAAATAGCCGGACCATTTGGCAAAAACTCCAATTTGCGGGTGTTCAATTAAGAGTTTTTCAAGGTCTAATCCAATTAATCGAAAACCATAGTGCTGCCAGCTCCTGTAGGTTGGAACATCAGGAATCTCATTGATAAGCATTATCAACTGTAAATCAGGATTTGATTCAAGCGCCTGTTTTAAAGCATTAATAATATATTTATTGGTGAAATACTGATTTTCAAGATAAATAAAATCCTGAGCATTGGTTATAGCACGTCTGTAAGCTTCAAGAACACCCATTTCTCCTTCTTTACTAACCGTATTTGGAGTAATTGACCTCACGATTTGTATGGGTTCATTATATGATTTTAATGGATTTAATTCAGTTGAAACCTGTTCTACGATATTTAAAGAATAATTATCTGCATCTGGAGTGGTTTCTTTTATAATTTTGCCATTTCCATTAAAATTCTGGTCTGAAAGATAGTTCCAGAGCTCAACGAAAAATTCTTCCAGATGTTCAATAACATTGCCCTTTAGATATATTGAAAGATCGTGGACAGGGCCTTCATTTTTATTTAAACGGCGCTTTTCTTCAATTAAATGCTTTTTAGTATCCCAGTAAGCTTGATTAAATGGTGATCCAATAATAAATCCTTCTTTACCATCAACAACCATGACTTTAGCATGCATGGCATAGGGTCCCTTTGCCCAGAATCTTCTAACCTCGACATCCGTATCTCTAAAATAGGTATTAATCTCATCAAAACTATCAGGAACAATAGTATTTTCATTAATTATGATTTTAACGTCTGCCCCTCTATTTTGAGCTTCTAACAACTTGGATACAAGAACATCATCAGATTTATATTCATCTGCCCCTCTCTCTGAGGAGAAAAACCTTGGAACAAAATCAGGGTAAAATTCATACTGGGTCAGATAAACATAAGATTCAGCATTCTCTAAAACTTCAACAATCCTTTCCATCACATCTTCATTATCTATAAGTATTTCATAACTGTTATTATATGAAATTCGAGAGGGATAATTATTTTTTAATGTGACAAACCATCCATCTATCCAGGCACGGTTAATGACAATTTCATCTATTGATTTTATTGTGTCGCTCACATCTTCATAAACCGAGGTTTCTTTAATATCAAACACTCCAAGTTTATCCTGAACAACAACCTTAATATCAGGGTCTTTATCTATAATTTCTCTATATCTACTGGGAGGATAAATAATGCGGTAATATCCATTTTCATCTGTGGTTGTACTTCCCAGTAAATCATCATGTAGTGAAAATAAGGCTCCAGACAAATTTTTCATATGTTTAATTGGACCATTTAAACGTGAATCTTTTTCTATAAATGATTTCACTGATTTAAGCTTAGATTCGAGAAGATCCAGTGCATTTAACTTAATTTTCCCAAAATCAATATCTTCAGCCATAACGGTTATTCCTTCTACCGGATTTCCCTTTTCATCAATGACTCTACCTTCAATACCGATATTTCCTTTATTTAGCTCTATATCTCCAAAATCAAATGTATTTTCAACATTTTCTTTTGATAAGGACATTATTGCTTCATCTTCCACTAAAATATCAAGTTTAACACTGATTTTATCTTCATCAGACCGGGCTTTGGTAGGGTAATCAATCTCAAATTTACCATCTTCATTGGTTTCTGTCTGTCCTAATTTTTGATTATCTGAAAAAAATCCAGTATTTATATTAAAGACATTAACATTAAGATTAGAAAGGGGTTTTTTGTTATTATCTACCAAACGTCCGGATAATCTGTATTCCATGAATTTTACCACCAAAACATCTGATCAGCCAAATTAATTAAATCATGAATTATAAAGCTTTATTTTAGTTCTAAACTATTAATTATCATGTTAAAATCTGTTTGAGCGCTATTGAATTCATCTGGAGGTGCATGACAATAAATTTTATATAATTTTCCATTTTTATCAACACTTATTTCTATTCTTGATGGTTCTGAGTCTCCTTTTGATTTATAAACAATTTTTTGAGCATTCATTCCGTCCACGTTAATTGTTTCATTGGATACAATTTCTACAGGCAATGGAACAGTAGCAGACACCTTCTTTGTGGAAATATTTTCTGATTGATAAGCAGCTGTTAATCCTGGTTTCTCAATGGTAACCTGTTTTTTACCATTAAATAATGAAACACTGTATTTTCCAGCGGATAGATTCCATGTATCTGGATAATCGAAGGAAATCTCATTATCATCATAATGCTTAGTGCTGGAGTCTTTATCAGTTATAGAATATGTTGTATTTCCTTGAGTTTGATTATTATCTTCTATATCTATACATCCGGATGCTGAGACAATAAAAGTTAAAAATAGAATTATAATAATGTACTTTTTCAAAAATATACCCCTCCTTTATATTATATTGAACATACTTATTTAAATTAATTCCATATTTTGATTGATAATCATTCTTTAAAATTAAATATTCAGAATCTCCGAAAAGGATTTATTTTAAGGCATAGATAAAAATTTTCATGCCTTCAAAAGAAAAATTTGTGAAAAGTCTCATTTCAAAGGATAGAAAACTTCTAATTGAAGATGCGGACAAAGATCCTGTTTACGGAGAAAGCGAAGGTAAAATAGAAATAATTGCAGATTTCACAGAATATTCTCCATTACACATTGGCCACAGGCACTGTTTGAGGGTAGCAAAGGAAAAAATTCCTGAAGGAATCTTTGTTGCAGTAGTTCCCGGACTTTTTGAACGCAGTGGAAGGGGACTCCCCTATATCATGACCCGCAATGCAAGGGCTCATGCTGCAGTGGCTGTTGGAGCAGATATAGTTATAGAAGGGCCTCCGATGGGTATAATGGGTTCTGGACAGTATTCTTTATGTCTTGCAAAGATTTTTAAAGCATTGGATGCAGACTATATTCCTAGGGGTTATAAACCACTGGAAGGTTTTAATGAAATACTCCAGAGAATATCGGATGGGAGAGGAGTAGCTCCAAAACCCTATAAAATCATTGATATGGATACAAAAGAAGTTTTGATGGAAGGAAAACTTCATGAAGATAACTATGTTATTGTATCACTTTCCAGATCCCTGACAAAGGTCAATTTTGATTTCAAGGATAAATTCATCTTCGTAAAACGCATTGAAGGCGTAAGCGGCACTATAATTAGAGAAGCTGTTTTGAATCAGGATTTAAAGTCTGCAGAAAAAATGCTGCCCTCACAAACCATCGAGGTTTTAAAGAGGGAAATAGATATTAATAAAGCCCCTCTTCATAATATACGGGATGAAAAAGGTATAATTGACCTTGTAAACCAGTCATCGGAAAGTTATTTAAAATCACTTGCACTTTTAGACGATAAAACAGTTTTAAACCTCATAAATGGCCGGCCATTTGAAAATATTCATGATATTGGGGAATGTATTTCGCGCGGTTTCAGCAGGCATTACAAAACAAGGGTTTTATCATCTCTTGAAGCAAGAATAGATAAAAAAACAGTCTCTAAATATATAGAGAAATACCCATCCGTTATTCGTGTGTTGAACTATAAAGATAAAGATACACTTAAAAATTTTAAAAATAATATACCCCACAGGAGGATAGAAATATGGCAATAAAAGAAGGAGATTTTATAAGACTCGATTATACCGGGAAA includes:
- the mvhA gene encoding F420-non-reducing hydrogenase subunit MvhA, which gives rise to MVKLTLEPVTRIEGHAKITVQLDDAGNVQETKLHVMEFRGFEKFLQGRQIEDVPRIVPRICGICDVQHHLAATKAVDGVFGFTQEDVLPAAYKMREIMNWGSYMHSHALHFYFLAAPDFIAGKDRKTRNVFQIIKDAPELALQAIELRKNALAIVTATGGRPIHPTSNLPGGISTELDDETQKDLLAKAQRNIELADATIQTAIPIFEENLDLVKELGYVKTYHTGLVNDGVWDVYHGDVRMKDPEGNPYVEFAPENYVDYIAEKTKPYSYLKFPYIKDIGYPEGVYRVAPLSRLNVVDKMPDAAPKAQDYLKEFRNTFGYAQEPLLFHWARLIELVACAEMAADALEQDLSGQKWQDSLEKVAGEGVGIVEAPRGTLTHHYATDENGLVTKANIVVATIQNNPSMEMGIQKVAKDYIKPGVEVDDSIFNLMEMVIRAYDPCLSCATHTIDSQMKLATLEVYDSQGNLINKV
- a CDS encoding 4Fe-4S binding protein; translated protein: MIVVNKEGCIRCGACEGTCPTAAIAVSPEDVIYCDLCAGEPKCVTTCPTGALKAEEMTLDESGTTQTRIVFNPSLCDECGECVEVCPPNVLKLEEGKVQAMPLQGFCVMCQKCVDVCPVDVIGVEGVKEPKTIEKDITGPIAIIDCVGCGMCVEECPVDAITLSEIGEPIEIDEEACIKCGVCSQTCPWNAVYISGKEPVKRAKDIIAFDLDEDACIGCNVCVEACPGDFIKSKAADLSVELPDVCTACGLCAKMCPVEAINLEVELGPATPAAEVGLVRNEEVCVLDGGCAEVCPTEAIKVVPGESYAMCTRCGACASICPTGALKVTEIDKEINGEIVKRDRIEFSPALCDECGDCIEVCPYDMLTLEEGAKVPIKGYCVLCDKCIEFCPNDALSLK
- a CDS encoding CooT family nickel-binding protein; the protein is MCESTVYSTDGDMIMEDVLSIKIDGENIELIDILGSKKELKGRVVEIDLDKHGIYIKKTSKI
- a CDS encoding dihydroorotase family protein yields the protein MIDLCLTNCKLVPENKECSIGIKEGKIVSITKIPPESEKVIDIKGKPVLPGLIDSHVHFRDPGLIHKEDFRSGSEAAAAGGFTTVMDMPNTKPPTNTSKAFLEKLDIARKKSIVDFGLHAGVGNLEEIKKIAELKPASFKIFMDLVDNSFLMEVFEEISKLPQKNVISIHAEDENLTNYCTEMEKNGMYENPKIYAKARPPVSEIVAVSTAIAFSRFYGQKIHICHVSTKKSLEILNMAKNDGNKVTSEITPHHLLLDDSYFDKYANIVKTNPPLRDIDNKLDISYLKNIDIIGTDHAPHTVKEKEKNVWEAPPGIPNLETTLPLLLTKVNENKIGFKDIKRLLCENPAKIFNLENKGKIAEGMDADFVVVDMKKEYIINPNDFKTKAKYSPFEGFNVKGMPVMTIVRGNIVMKDGEVFENKGKFVYGET
- a CDS encoding phospholipase D-like domain-containing protein; amino-acid sequence: MEYRLSGRLVDNNKKPLSNLNVNVFNINTGFFSDNQKLGQTETNEDGKFEIDYPTKARSDEDKISVKLDILVEDEAIMSLSKENVENTFDFGDIELNKGNIGIEGRVIDEKGNPVEGITVMAEDIDFGKIKLNALDLLESKLKSVKSFIEKDSRLNGPIKHMKNLSGALFSLHDDLLGSTTTDENGYYRIIYPPSRYREIIDKDPDIKVVVQDKLGVFDIKETSVYEDVSDTIKSIDEIVINRAWIDGWFVTLKNNYPSRISYNNSYEILIDNEDVMERIVEVLENAESYVYLTQYEFYPDFVPRFFSSERGADEYKSDDVLVSKLLEAQNRGADVKIIINENTIVPDSFDEINTYFRDTDVEVRRFWAKGPYAMHAKVMVVDGKEGFIIGSPFNQAYWDTKKHLIEEKRRLNKNEGPVHDLSIYLKGNVIEHLEEFFVELWNYLSDQNFNGNGKIIKETTPDADNYSLNIVEQVSTELNPLKSYNEPIQIVRSITPNTVSKEGEMGVLEAYRRAITNAQDFIYLENQYFTNKYIINALKQALESNPDLQLIMLINEIPDVPTYRSWQHYGFRLIGLDLEKLLIEHPQIGVFAKWSGYFKNGKNKLRHCYIHSKLAIVDDVWTTLGTSNLDGSSLSAAEEFGTPDSSKNYRNMEMNAVFSDFDQPGRGTLERFKEVIWGEHLGMDLTGYSRPEDGWLDLWKDVAYENIRKLEKEEIALYGGILPYSPERNAKEQIKDLVERYRRIKGRFNL
- a CDS encoding PsbP-related protein, producing MKKYIIIILFLTFIVSASGCIDIEDNNQTQGNTTYSITDKDSSTKHYDDNEISFDYPDTWNLSAGKYSVSLFNGKKQVTIEKPGLTAAYQSENISTKKVSATVPLPVEIVSNETINVDGMNAQKIVYKSKGDSEPSRIEISVDKNGKLYKIYCHAPPDEFNSAQTDFNMIINSLELK
- a CDS encoding nucleotidyltransferase family protein, which gives rise to MPSKEKFVKSLISKDRKLLIEDADKDPVYGESEGKIEIIADFTEYSPLHIGHRHCLRVAKEKIPEGIFVAVVPGLFERSGRGLPYIMTRNARAHAAVAVGADIVIEGPPMGIMGSGQYSLCLAKIFKALDADYIPRGYKPLEGFNEILQRISDGRGVAPKPYKIIDMDTKEVLMEGKLHEDNYVIVSLSRSLTKVNFDFKDKFIFVKRIEGVSGTIIREAVLNQDLKSAEKMLPSQTIEVLKREIDINKAPLHNIRDEKGIIDLVNQSSESYLKSLALLDDKTVLNLINGRPFENIHDIGECISRGFSRHYKTRVLSSLEARIDKKTVSKYIEKYPSVIRVLNYKDKDTLKNFKNNIPHRRIEIWQ